One Glycine max cultivar Williams 82 chromosome 8, Glycine_max_v4.0, whole genome shotgun sequence genomic window, AACATAGAGATAAGGAGGACAATGAAAAATCAATTGTGAACTATGCCAAGCAATTTCTCAGTGAGGTTTGGAGGGTACTTTCAAAATTGGTTACAACATTAATAAGCTTAATTATGAAAGTCCTACAATGTAGAGCCTTGAAAGTTATCATTTGGTTTCCTGGAACAGGAATTATAAAACAACCTGTTGAATACTTATTTTTCTCTCAGGATAAAGAAGCAACCAAAGCAGATGATGGGAATTTGAGCTCAGATAATGTCATCAACAAACCACCCTTAATGGAGGAAATTGTTATTCCTTCAGTCAAAGAACTCTAAAAGTCCGGCCTTTGTTTCATCGCCACCAATGGAGACATATCAACTATTGGATTTGATGTAAAAACAGTAACACTGAACCTTCCAACAATTGGTTTAGACTTGAACAGTGAAGTGTTGTTGAGAAACTTAGTTGCTTATGAAGCATCTACTGCATTAGGGTCATTGGTTTTCACCCGTTACACTGAATTAATGAACGGGATTATAATTGGTTTTCACCCGTTACACTGAATTAATGAACGGGATTATAGACTCTGAGGAGGATGCTAAGATTCTTAGAGAAAAAGGGGTTATTTTGAACCGTTTGAAGAGTGATAAAGAGGTGGCTAACTTGTGGAACAGGATGAGCAAGTCCATTAAATTGACAAGGGTGCCATTCTTGGATAAAGTCATTGAAGATGTTAACCAGCATTATAATGGTAGGATGAATATCAAAGTTAGGAAATTCATGAAGCTTTATGTATTTGCTTCATGGAAATTTCTGACATTCCTTGCTGCCATCTTCCTCTTGTTCTTGATGTCCTTGAAAGTGTTCTGCTCTTTCTATAAATGCAATCACAGATGTCGTGCCAGTGTGACTAGATGAATCATTTGAGGAGTTATTATTTTTGCCTTGCTCAATTTTAGTGTTCTATGCTTTTTAgagaaataataacaataaatattattaacaaaacacaactgtTGTGCAAAATGAGTTACTAACAAGATTTCCAAGCGATAGTCACAATCATGTTAGTTGCCACaatattcaatttgaaaaaaatactgCTTTCAGCGAAAATGAGAATACGaagtaattttcaaatctgcaattcaatttctttaacaaatagaacaagaaaaaagagaaggggAGGGAGAATAGATGAAAGCTACAATTTTCTCTCGTCCAATTCTTGAACTATATATCATTCTTTAAGTAATTCATTCCTTCTCCAATACAATAAATACATACAAATGCCAACAAAGGTTTCTATTATTACATTTGGGGAAGAATAAATCAGGGAAAGAGagtaatattcaataaaaacttTAACTATAACAACAGAATGGCAAAAAATTACAAAGGAGGCTGAACGCATGTTGCTGGCCTCAACACTTCTGAAGCACATTTGTACACAGGGTAGCTTCTCTGTTTATTCAAATCAACCCATCAGATCCTCTCAGAAAACCCCGATTTTCTAATTGACCAATAACCCTGTCAATTCAGTTCCTCTCATCTAAAATCATGGCCATCATTCGCGTGAAGTTTTGTTCTGCTTGATCAAGGCATATGCATCACTGTATATAGCCACAACGTTTGAGAAGACTGCAAGGACTATCATAATGACAGACAAAATCTTGTCTGATTTAGTAGCAATGTTGTAGCGGTCCCTGCATGGTTGAAAATACATTAATTAGGTATCGCCAAAAGCataaacacaacaacaattgTAATATACAGCACAACTGCTTAAGTGGAAAATAATCATCTCAAATTTCAAAGATTATTTTCCCTATTCTTTTGTTATGCTTTAACAAGTCCACGTAATTTCTTTGTATGGTACTATACATTCTACAAGTAAggccttgtttggataaatttctctataaacatttataataataaataaaaaagagaagaaagtaaAAGGAGTTGAGTTTCTTTCatgagttaaaatcaacttatacatttaacttttatagaagtCTCCTCGTCTAACTTCTCTAAAAGTTGAAgtacataagttgattttaactaatgggagaagtgtaattcattttaccttcttgatttcttctcttataaataAGTGTTTATAgaaaaagtttatccaaacaggaCATAAGTGCATTTTCAGTTAACTATGTCAGGGATCCAACAATCATCAGAATCCTGGAAGAATAAAAAACAGTGATCAAACTCACTTAAGAGTGATGGCAGCTGGAAAAATGAATCCTATACAGACTGCGGCAGTTGCTCCAGTAAACTGGAAGGCATCCCAAATGCTAGGTATGAAATTTGCTCCCAGGAAGATAACACCAATAAGGGCAACAGTGAGTGATGCAAATCTGACGTTATCCAGAACCAGAGGCCTTGATTTTGAGAAGAGGAGACCATCTATGTTAAGACGCAACGGAAAGAAGACAACTGGAAATACAAGCATCAGGTGCGCAGCATAGCTTATACGAACAGCATCATTGAGCACAGAACCGAAAGGAATTCCAAGATCGGTATCGAAATTGGCCAGTACATCATCAAGAGTTCCTTCGCCAAATAGGAGGAACCCAAAGAAGCTTATCATTACATACACTGAAGAGCATAGAACAAGGGCGGTTTGTACAACCCCTTGCATCTGTGAGGAGTCCTCAAGTTCATTGTCTATGCTGTGAACTGCAGAAGAAAAAGTGCACAACTATCAGTACTTCTAAATTCACATAACGCAACCATCTGACTTTcgaagaaataaaaaactagcatacaaaaacatgaaaacaagtATAGCAAGAGAAAAAGTAAGCTTGGCACAAAGGTTGAATAACTTGCATACCATTGTAGTGGCAGATATACGCAGTCACAAACACAGGAACTACAGTGAATAGTCTGAAGAATGATGCCACATCAGTCGTGACAGGGAAGAGTCTGGGCATCACAATGCCTCCACTAAATATCTTGACAACAGCAATTCCCACGGCAATGACTAGAAAAACAACTGCAAGTGCGACTGAAAGGGCGGACGTGAATCTCAATGAATCTGCAACCACGGAGCAGGCAAGTAAATCCTCCATGCATTCATTGTAAAAGATGAAGCTAAATAGATCGACATAAGACTTCCCCCCATCACATGAATTGAACATTCAAAATTTACTGCTTAAGGAATTTAATATGTTGCAACTGAAACTAAAGATCAATCAGGGTTCAAAACAGAATAACCATATATGTCCACCAAGTCAAGTCATCAGGGTTCAAACTGATGATATAGAATATAAGGCAGCAAACAACATAAATGTTTCCAAAATTCTTTTTTACAAGCAATTATTGGTAAAATTCTACCCAATACCATGATTACCATCTTAAGCTTTAATGGTATTTTAAATTAGCTTTAACACTTCCTACAAATACTGAGATGAGTAGTTGCGTGACAACAATCCTTGTAGCAATCCCTTGTCATCAATTATGCAACCAGGGGTAGTCAAAACTAGAACTTATGCACCATGGTCCATAAGTTCTAAGCATGTATCCGAGTGATCTCAATCATCTTCCCAACACTAAATGACACAATCACACAActaaccattttttttgttatttcaattaaatgaataagACTCACCAATTCGCTTAAAGCTCGCAAGAGGTACAAATATGGCAAGTGTAgtaaaaagtacaacaaatgTCCGGCCTGTCCACCATTGCACACCAAACCATCCTTCAAGGATACCATAGTGATGATCTCCACTTGAAGATGTTCCAGAGAGCACATCACCTGCAAGATGAACAACACAAAACTAAATCAAATACAGATCTTGCTTCTAGGGGTTGATGGTTGAAACCTAAACCTATGATAACAATAAACATCGACCCAAATTAATTGAAGTACTACTAAACTCAATAATAAAGGTCATACCAATTATAATCATGTAAACAATCAGAACACCGATGTTATTGATTATAACACATATCTGCACCAGAGCTTTTCCATAATTCCCAAAGGAATCCCCCATGAGACCAGCATAAGAAGCAGACTTCCCAGCCCGGGTAAACCGAATCAAAAGCTCAATTGACTTCTCTGTCAACAAAGCCATGATGATGATGGCAAGAAGACCAGGTATCATTCCCAACTGTTTCAAGGTTGCAGGCAAGGCCATGATACCAGCACCAATAATTGTGGTGGATAAGTTAAAAACAGCCCCAGAAAATGAAGCTCCATTGAAATCATCAAAACCAGCATCACTCTCCTGAACATGACTTTTTGGCAACAAGGGTGCATTCTCATTAACAACAACAGTCTTGTTCTTccttgatttcttcttctctgccTTAGGTGCTAGACTACCAATCGTCATTTTCAGATTTCAAGCCTTGGAAAACCTCAAAGCAACAATtctgaaaacaaaaacacaacatcaacatcaacaacaacaacaaaaaacaaaaacatacccAGTTATAAAATTGAAGCAAAGATGCAAACTTTTTTAGCAATTATTAGTTCAGGTAATCTCAATTAAATacctgatataaaaaaaataccccaATTTAAGCAAATACTTGGGACTTGAATCCAGAAGGGGAAAAAGGAAATAACTTTCAAACTCAACAACAAGGAATTTACAACcccaataaaaattcaacaagaCCAAGTTGGGGAAAATGAATAATTGGGTCAGAAGAACCCAAAATCTGCTGCTAGGAGAAGCAGTGAATCTAGCAATTCCCAAGAGATTTTGGGTTGTGTTTGaatttttgaaagaattaaaaacaaCCAATGACCAGAAAGATTCGACGGCCGAAGTTAAGGTTGGATATGTGCAGCCACAGGACCCCAAACAAACCAATTTGGAAAACCAATTAGAGGTTGGTGGTTAATAGGCTTCATCTTATAGACGAATCAAAGACAGAAAAATACACGCAATcatattatgattaaaataatattaacataatatagaaataaaaataattaattttatattgattaagaaatttgaTTAATGCTATTCAATTGTactacttatttttaattttttttaaaattatccttcattagaatttaataaaaaaataaaaaagtattggaactaaaataacaattaattgaatagaactttaaaaataatattattactattttcttataatagttacctaattaattgagatcaataaaaataattagattgGTTATTTcgttgtaaattttaatttcattcgtAGACCAATCATACATTAAATAGTTTAAGATATTGATATATTAGAAATGTAAATATTAATCGGTACTCTTAGActatttaaagaatttaaagtaaatttttttattgggtaactaaaaaattatattattcataatcttttttttgtgtgtttttttatgatttttacactaaaatatttttttttagtttattagtcAATGTTCTAAGACACGAGACCCTTCTTTAAATTCATTCAATCAATATACATACTTAATTTTGTTGAtagtttaataaatatatcaattttcataaaaaaatgaataattattaatagACATCACATTTAAttagggataattttttttagcaaataaaACAGGCTTATGTTTCTAAATAAgacaaaaaatgttatatttttactatttatatataacaaaagaaataCAGTCagtggaaatttttttatagtatttaattctaaaatatatatttttttacttatatttagatACTAAGGGAGTCCTGTAATAAGATTATAAACACTAATTGATATTAATATTGGTAAAGCATGCCAAATTGCCAACTGACCGAATTATGTATGCAACTTGAAATAATAATGGTGTGGGGAAAGCAAGCTGCTGACACGTTTGATGCATACAAGTTTAACAGTTTGGACTATATGTTCGTTTcactatttcaaatttcaatatcaAATATTCTCTCCgttcttaataatatttttttaa contains:
- the LOC100795222 gene encoding amino acid transporter AVT6A, coding for MTIGSLAPKAEKKKSRKNKTVVVNENAPLLPKSHVQESDAGFDDFNGASFSGAVFNLSTTIIGAGIMALPATLKQLGMIPGLLAIIIMALLTEKSIELLIRFTRAGKSASYAGLMGDSFGNYGKALVQICVIINNIGVLIVYMIIIGDVLSGTSSSGDHHYGILEGWFGVQWWTGRTFVVLFTTLAIFVPLASFKRIDSLRFTSALSVALAVVFLVIAVGIAVVKIFSGGIVMPRLFPVTTDVASFFRLFTVVPVFVTAYICHYNVHSIDNELEDSSQMQGVVQTALVLCSSVYVMISFFGFLLFGEGTLDDVLANFDTDLGIPFGSVLNDAVRISYAAHLMLVFPVVFFPLRLNIDGLLFSKSRPLVLDNVRFASLTVALIGVIFLGANFIPSIWDAFQFTGATAAVCIGFIFPAAITLKDRYNIATKSDKILSVIMIVLAVFSNVVAIYSDAYALIKQNKTSRE